The Astyanax mexicanus isolate ESR-SI-001 chromosome 8, AstMex3_surface, whole genome shotgun sequence sequence CATGGGAGGGTCTCTGTAAAGGATCCGAGGGGGGCTGTTACACACAGAAGCAACGTTGTGATGGTCACTGGGACTgtgcagagacaggcacagatgAGGAGGGCTGTGGTGGGTGTCTTGCTGGCCACTTCCCCTGCGGATCAGTACAGAGAACAGGCCACGTTATAGGCCGGCCTTTCTGCTATTCCCTCAATGAAAGGTGCAACTACCAGCTGAACTGTGCAGATGGCAGTGATGAGAGAGAATGCACTGTGTGCCAACCTGGCACCTTCCACTGTGACAGTGACAGGTAGGTGTGAGACTGTAGATGGTtctgttttaattgtttaatagtaACCTGAATAATCTTTAGTAAAAACAAATGTGCTTAAACATACTAAGGCAATTGAGCTGCAGTAGTTTGAACTGTGTTTAATaactaaatgtttataaatgtggaTTAagtcagacagattttttttcccacattaaaacaaatgttttatatttgacaAAAGCCATGGAACATTTTGTGCTACTTGCGCTACTCCCCACCTCTAAAAATACCATAAACTACAGTTATATTTGGATATAATATGATTGCATGAAAAAAGAGGACCATAACTTTAATGCAGTTCAGGCAAGCTACAGAGCCTTACCTTAGAgcttatatttttctttattgaaaTATAACAATTAGACCTGCTTTATATGCCAATTTGCTTTCATTCACAATTCTTATTATTCAGTGTAGTTTTTAAAAACTAGCATTTTTACTGTTGTATTATGTTTGTATTACATTTTACTGTTTAACTTattatttgtcattttaaataAGGGTCACTTTTAGTTAACTGTTTTGAGGTGTTTGTGTAAAAGTGAAACCTGTGATATCCTGTGGTGTCCATGCGcaggtgtgtgtttgagagttgGCGGTGTGATGGGCAAGTGGACTGTAAGGATGGCACAGATGAGATGAACTGCACTGTGACCCTGCCTCGAAAGGTCATCACTGCAGCAACCGTGGGCAGTCTGGTGTGTGGCCTGCTGCTGGTCATTGCTATGGGTTGCACCTGCAAGCTATACTCACTTCGCACTCGTGAATACAGGTACATATGTTGTAAATGTAGGGTcataaaatatgacaatattttatttaggtATCTAGAATTTATGGCTATTTTGcatttatacaattttatttgatctttttttgCTCTAGCTTGTTTGCACCAATCAGCCGCCAAGAAGCAGAGTTTATCCAGCAACAGGCTCCGCCCTCCTATGGCCAGCTGATTGCTCAGGGAATCATTCCACCAGTGGAGGACTTTCCAACTGAGAACCCCAATGAggtaaaaggggaaaaaaaaaactttttgttgTAGTGTTGTCTGGCATGTGGCTTTAGGTAATACAAAGGATTGGGAAGCATTTCTAAATAGTACAGAAATGCATTAATAGTATGATTAACACAATTTGGCCTAGTTTCACTGTGTATTTCTTGGTGTACTGAATGGCTCATAGCTAAGATAAACCCTAATAAAAATTCTTTCCTGCTGCTGATTCAAAGCTGCCCGTGTATCAGGTTTGGGCTTGGCTGCATCTGCAGATGCCAGGCATTCTTTTGGAAAGAATGAATCCATTATTATGCCGAGACATAGCAAAGCCAGAAGCACAAGTTCTCACAATTCCCTACAATGAGGAACAGCCTTTACTTTTTATTAGTTTAGCATTTTGCTTTTTGACAGTTTCAGTTATTTTAAACTGTGGTTTGGAGTAGCAGTTTGATTGTTGTAATGTTTTCTCTTTCAGCCCACCTCTCTGTCTTTGAGGGGACTGCTTCAGCTTCTCAGACAGGACAATATTTCCTCTCCCAGACGAAGACGCAGGCCACGATTTGTCCGCCGTGCAATTCGCCGCTTGCGGCGGTGGGGCATCATTTCCAGGCCTGCATCGAGGTCCACGCAGACCACCAGTTCCACTGGTCAACTGACAGAGGCTGCAACTCCTGACCAGGAGTCCAATCAGTCAGGCTCTGGAAGTTCCTCATCAGACAGGGAAGTGGCCAGTCAATCATTGCCTCAAAAAGTGGGCTTACCCCAGCAGACAGAGCAGGAACAGCAAACGGAGGCTCAAGCTCAGCCTCAAGCTCAGCCTCCACCGCAGCCTCCACCTGTTCCTTCAAATCCACCCCCTTCCTCCATCCAGCCTGCTGAAGTCCCAGAAAGAGAACACCCTCCTCCAGTAGCCACTGCACCCAGCAGCCCTTCACTGGCATCGCTCTTTCATTCTCTGGGGCGGAGTATCTCTCGTTTCAGACCCTCTTCCTCTCCGACTGCTCTTCATCTCTCAGCCTCGCCCTctttttcctcctcttcctcagacgACGAGGTGCTGCTGATCCCTCTTTCTGATGATACGACCTCTGAGGACGACGTGCCCATGCTGACCTGAGCTAAACCTGCTGCTTTTTCCCCGTCAAGCCAATCTCTGTTgcctttctctgtttttttttcttttcttaatttctctgtttttctttttcaccaCTAATTTATGATCTCAGCAGCACGTAAGCGGCATAATGGTCTGTGTAGTCTATGTTGGCAAGGTGCCTTAACTCAAAGGAATGGATTTGTTTTCCTGACTTAAGATTGAGTGTTTGTATGAATGTCAGAGacttctgtgtgtgtggttgtgtgtgtctgtgtatgtatggATGTGTGCTTGTGCTGGATGTGCACTTACTCAGAGATTGTGTGTGACGGAGGACCACTTTGCACAGAGATTCTTTCCTTGCCTCTTTAAATGAAATTGTATTATGTCTTATTCTTGCTCAGTATACAGCACCATGCTACACATATCCAGTCTGGCATCTTAGGGTTATTTTTTCCACCGAATCTGTCTTCTACAGGGTTAATATGGTTAGACACTATATGTTGcccaaaaccttgtatctccaactTAGCAGGAGAGggaaaaatcattttttataattttaataatattttttatcattgtaGAAAGGTTGTATTACAAGTCATTCTAGAGCATTTCTTttagatcattttttattttatgaccgcttgacacaatgtaaagaacaactgccagataaaaaaagatttaaacgGTTCAATTGTTCTTTAGGAAATACtttagaagaaccacttttgattcTCTGTACATTTTTTAGATATAAGAATATCTAAGCAGCTGTTTAGATTCCTTTACAGTGAAATTTTGTCTTTTAGACTTTTTTCTGCCGTATTTATACAAAATTAAGAAGCAGAACATTTTGTGGTGTTAAGGATTAAAAAAAGAACacctatattaaataataaacaaaagagtAAATATTTGTAGTAAAAAAAGGCAGGTAACAGTGGACTCAAGTACAGCTAGAACTCTCAACATAGAGGATCTTCCaataatattaatactgtacGGAAAGTGATGTCATTCTTCCCttctattctaaaaaaaaaaaatcatagtttgAATAGCAACCATTAACATTAAAATGTGGCACAGGTACACTGGGATACTGTAATCTTCATGTAAAATTATTATATGTTACTAAAATATAATCTTCCTGAGTTCCATGAGTTCTTCTAGAGGAGCATTGTTGTTCATTCTACATGTAGAACCATGACGCAAACATATTTTAACTTTTGGTAAAACttccatttgtatttttttttttagtgaaaaaTTCTTGTAAACACGTCCAACTAGTTAAGTCATTTCTGTCAGATATAGTCAATAATTCTGTGCAAATCTGAATCCAAGTGATTTTTATGAAGTAACTACATTTTGAGCAGAGGAACATGCCTAAAGCTTTTCCTTTTTGTCTCATCAAGTTCTATAAATATCATTCCTACCTTGTCTAAATGTTCATGACCAGTGTTCATAACTCTTCACAATTTGTCTACCCACTTTTAATCTTTCATTTTTAGTTCCACCTATGGCGTCCTCCCATAAGCAGAAGTCAACTGAACTCCAGCACAAAGTTCTCAGAGTTCTGTTTCCAGTCATCATATGCTGATGGCATGTTCCAAACTAGCAAAATATgtccaaaatatatttatattgatcCAAGTCTGTATGTAATGATTGGCCTCCTGTAAGTTTGAGTGTAAGGTCAAGGCTTTCCAAACATTTGAAGGTTCTTCACACTTACACATTTATCTCTGTTGGAGAGACATAGATCTTTAGGGAACAAATAGTGGTTcttctgttgctttttttaaagaatcttttatagttattttttaacagtgtgtGTAACTAAGTGGCAAAATGGAGATAAAAGGTTTTACATGACAGTAATAGCAACAATATATGTCCATCTATAGGTGTTTGTGTACCTCACACTGCTACATGTTTAGCTGTGTATTTTCCTCAGAAGTGCCTTGGAATGAGCTTCCTGTAGATCACTAGACACCGTGTGAGGTGTATGTACTTGCACATAAAAagccacacacacgcacacgctcaTGCACTGACGTTTACACTTTGATTTTTTGATTCACCCAGACTATGTCTATGGTAGTGCATGGCAGTAGTGGCAATAATTTTCCaaagtgtgtgcgtgtttgtgtgcgcACACCTGGTCgattgtgtgtacagtatgtgtgtgtgtgtttagttgtgTGTGAATGCAGTCACTTAGATGAGACAATCCCTCTCGGTGCCTGAGGCAGTTGTGCGCACCACCAAGCCGGAGGACATCCCGGTCGCTCTGGTGAAGACTTCTTCTCCTTTAGTTTGAGCTTTTGCCTCAGTGAACAATGAATGAAACATATTAGTGCCATAAATATGATCACCTGATCTTGCCTGCTCTTACAGTTACCTTCccgtttttcttgttttttcttttttttggccctgtcaatattatttttattactgaatgtatttttttaaatgcctaGCTGTGTAATGTGTTTCTGGTCATTGGTGATTGCAATAGAACAATGTGGTtgaaaatggaaaagaaactgATTTTACTAG is a genomic window containing:
- the lrp10 gene encoding low-density lipoprotein receptor-related protein 10 isoform X2, translated to MAAPFSLCIFSILFLTVYCGKSPKVLQDRQGEIYSSTLHGPPGPINCSWTITSSVGERVIISFSEFYVRCGREWVHLATPNSEPISLCGSQLPKPLELYGGNITVTHRYYPHFYSIAVVRLSYIKDTGPCYPGEFECYSDRCLPAAWHCNGQVECLGDGDELGSDEDGCDIHNTSSFLTQTPTGSAVDSDTEKPNWPILSQGGPCGGILQAFYGSFIPPLRTGAQMECVWTVDPQDPRPLKLEFQQLDLGYRDELVITDQSNGTGNVIKIIKSVSNYKAVEVESQTGLLSVIYRTKAGSKGWGFNATYRITDYCLPWEGLCKGSEGGCYTQKQRCDGHWDCAETGTDEEGCGGCLAGHFPCGSVQRTGHVIGRPFCYSLNERCNYQLNCADGSDERECTVCQPGTFHCDSDRCVFESWRCDGQVDCKDGTDEMNCTVTLPRKVITAATVGSLVCGLLLVIAMGCTCKLYSLRTREYSLFAPISRQEAEFIQQQAPPSYGQLIAQGIIPPVEDFPTENPNEPTSLSLRGLLQLLRQDNISSPRRRRRPRFVRRAIRRLRRWGIISRPASRSTQTTSSTGQLTEAATPDQESNQSGSGSSSSDREVASQSLPQKVGLPQQTEQEQQTEAQAQPQAQPPPQPPPVPSNPPPSSIQPAEVPEREHPPPVATAPSSPSLASLFHSLGRSISRFRPSSSPTALHLSASPSFSSSSSDDEVLLIPLSDDTTSEDDVPMLT
- the lrp10 gene encoding low-density lipoprotein receptor-related protein 10 isoform X1: MAAPFSLCIFSILFLTACNLEQASSLMYCGKSPKVLQDRQGEIYSSTLHGPPGPINCSWTITSSVGERVIISFSEFYVRCGREWVHLATPNSEPISLCGSQLPKPLELYGGNITVTHRYYPHFYSIAVVRLSYIKDTGPCYPGEFECYSDRCLPAAWHCNGQVECLGDGDELGSDEDGCDIHNTSSFLTQTPTGSAVDSDTEKPNWPILSQGGPCGGILQAFYGSFIPPLRTGAQMECVWTVDPQDPRPLKLEFQQLDLGYRDELVITDQSNGTGNVIKIIKSVSNYKAVEVESQTGLLSVIYRTKAGSKGWGFNATYRITDYCLPWEGLCKGSEGGCYTQKQRCDGHWDCAETGTDEEGCGGCLAGHFPCGSVQRTGHVIGRPFCYSLNERCNYQLNCADGSDERECTVCQPGTFHCDSDRCVFESWRCDGQVDCKDGTDEMNCTVTLPRKVITAATVGSLVCGLLLVIAMGCTCKLYSLRTREYSLFAPISRQEAEFIQQQAPPSYGQLIAQGIIPPVEDFPTENPNEPTSLSLRGLLQLLRQDNISSPRRRRRPRFVRRAIRRLRRWGIISRPASRSTQTTSSTGQLTEAATPDQESNQSGSGSSSSDREVASQSLPQKVGLPQQTEQEQQTEAQAQPQAQPPPQPPPVPSNPPPSSIQPAEVPEREHPPPVATAPSSPSLASLFHSLGRSISRFRPSSSPTALHLSASPSFSSSSSDDEVLLIPLSDDTTSEDDVPMLT